The following are encoded together in the Nocardioides sp. Arc9.136 genome:
- the rsmA gene encoding 16S rRNA (adenine(1518)-N(6)/adenine(1519)-N(6))-dimethyltransferase RsmA, with product MSDTSAGPRLLGPAEVRSLAAALDLRPTKQRGQNFVIDANTVRRIVRESGVTAEDVVIEVGPGLGSLTLALLEVAGRVVAVEVDERLAGALPATIREHAPAQADRFEVVLADAMRVTDVPGPPPTALVANLPYNVSVPVLLHLLQLLPSLERGLVMVQAEVADRLAAAPGSKVYGVPSVKAAWYADVRRAGAIGRNVFWPAPNVDSGLVAWSRREPPATTATREQVFAVVDAAFAQRRKALRGVLRGLAGSAEAVDAALTHAGVDPLARGESLRVEDFARIAQGLAGAGTAG from the coding sequence ATGTCTGACACCTCCGCCGGTCCGAGGCTCCTCGGGCCGGCGGAAGTGCGTTCGCTCGCCGCGGCGCTCGACCTCCGCCCGACCAAGCAGCGCGGCCAGAACTTCGTCATCGACGCCAACACCGTGCGCAGGATCGTCCGCGAGTCCGGCGTCACCGCCGAGGACGTCGTCATCGAGGTCGGGCCGGGCCTCGGCTCGCTCACCCTGGCCCTGCTCGAGGTCGCCGGCCGGGTCGTCGCGGTCGAGGTCGACGAGCGGCTCGCCGGCGCGCTGCCCGCCACCATCCGCGAGCACGCGCCCGCCCAGGCCGACCGGTTCGAGGTGGTCCTGGCCGACGCGATGCGCGTGACCGACGTGCCCGGGCCGCCGCCGACGGCGCTCGTCGCGAACCTGCCGTACAACGTCTCGGTGCCGGTCCTGCTGCACCTGCTCCAGCTGCTGCCCTCCCTCGAGCGCGGCCTGGTCATGGTGCAGGCGGAGGTCGCGGACCGGCTCGCGGCCGCCCCCGGCTCCAAGGTGTACGGCGTCCCGTCGGTCAAGGCCGCGTGGTACGCCGACGTCCGCCGCGCCGGCGCGATCGGCCGCAACGTCTTCTGGCCCGCCCCGAACGTCGACTCCGGGCTGGTCGCCTGGAGCCGGCGCGAGCCCCCGGCCACCACCGCCACCCGCGAGCAGGTCTTCGCGGTCGTCGACGCGGCGTTCGCGCAGCGCCGCAAGGCCCTGCGCGGCGTGCTGCGCGGGCTGGCCGGCTCCGCCGAGGCCGTCGACGCCGCGCTGACCCACGCCGGCGTGGACCCGCTGGCCCGCGGGGAGTCGCTGCGGGTGGAGGACTTCGCGCGGATCGCCCAGGGCCTGGCCGGGGCGGGGACGGCGGGATGA
- a CDS encoding 4-(cytidine 5'-diphospho)-2-C-methyl-D-erythritol kinase produces the protein MSAVTVRAPAKINLHLGVGAPRPDGFHPLTTVYHAVGLCDDVTATPADGWGVSMAVPDWVSAADLPADGANIVDRAATLLAAHHGIPLTGLVSVTKAIPVAGGMAGGSADAAAALVALDRVWDVRTSDEDLLAIAAQLGSDVPFALVGGTAVGTGRGEVVEPVADHGTWWWVVVPSDEGLSTPAVYRHFDEMFPDAAPEPCGADALLAAVASCDPHRLADVLHNDLQLPAIDLRPDLGELIDRGQGVGALRGLVSGSGPTCVFLCESADHARSVAASLEQDHPLVLVANGPVAGAHLVEYA, from the coding sequence ATGAGCGCGGTGACCGTGCGCGCCCCCGCGAAGATCAACCTCCACCTGGGGGTCGGCGCGCCGCGCCCCGACGGGTTCCACCCGCTGACGACCGTCTACCACGCGGTCGGCCTCTGCGACGACGTCACCGCGACGCCGGCCGACGGGTGGGGCGTCTCGATGGCGGTGCCCGACTGGGTCAGCGCCGCGGACCTGCCCGCCGACGGCGCCAACATCGTCGACCGTGCCGCCACCCTGCTCGCCGCGCACCACGGCATCCCGCTCACCGGCCTGGTGTCGGTGACCAAGGCGATCCCGGTGGCCGGCGGCATGGCGGGCGGGTCGGCCGACGCCGCGGCCGCCCTGGTCGCCCTGGACCGGGTCTGGGACGTCCGGACCTCCGACGAGGACCTGCTCGCCATCGCCGCCCAGCTGGGCAGCGACGTGCCGTTCGCCCTCGTCGGCGGGACCGCCGTCGGCACCGGGCGGGGCGAGGTCGTCGAGCCGGTCGCCGACCACGGCACCTGGTGGTGGGTCGTCGTCCCCTCCGACGAGGGGCTCTCCACGCCGGCGGTCTACCGCCACTTCGACGAGATGTTCCCCGACGCGGCGCCCGAGCCGTGCGGCGCCGACGCGCTGCTCGCCGCCGTGGCGTCCTGCGACCCGCACCGGCTCGCCGACGTCCTCCACAACGACCTGCAGCTGCCCGCGATCGACCTGCGACCCGACCTCGGCGAGCTCATCGACCGCGGCCAGGGCGTGGGTGCCCTCCGTGGGCTCGTGTCGGGGTCCGGCCCGACGTGCGTGTTCCTCTGCGAGTCCGCCGACCACGCCCGGTCGGTGGCCGCCTCCCTCGAGCAGGACCACCCGCTGGTCCTGGTCGCCAACGGACCGGTGGCCGGCGCCCACCTGGTGGAGTACGCGTAA
- a CDS encoding ABC-F family ATP-binding cassette domain-containing protein produces the protein MSNLLNLERVSKSYGVRPLLTDVSLGVGAGDRIGIVGRNGDGKTTLLEVMTGIEEPDTGRVSRQRGLLVGYLHQGDELDDTHTVREAVLGGLDDHEWAADGRTREIVEVLLAGVSLDRAVVGLSGGERRRCSLAALLLGDHDLVVLDEPTNHLDVEAVAWLAQHLAGRPSALVVVTHDRWFLDAVCQWTWEVHDGQVDAYEGGYAAFVLAKAERQRQMAASEIRRQNLVRKELAWLRRGPPARTSKPKFRIDAANQLIEDVPPPRDRLELQRFATQRLGKDVIDVEDVDLVRGERTLLSHATWRIGPGDRIGLVGVNGAGKTSVLALLSGELAPSVGRVKQGRTVALQHLTQQLDDLDPSGRVLPTVESIRRVTKTLEGQELTATSLLERFGFTGDRLTARIGDLSGGERRRFQLLRLLLTEPNVLLLDEPTNDLDIETLNVLEDFLDGWPGTLVVVSHDRYFLERVTDSVFALLGDGQVSMLPRGVDEYLERRAASLHLQGVEVPTGPDPVASGASGAAGASGASGGVVAAEPAKAKVGGAEERAARKTINRIDKRLARIAELEAGLNARVLEHAQDYTELARLSAELQELADEKEQLELEWLEAAEALE, from the coding sequence ATGAGCAACCTCCTCAACCTCGAGCGCGTCTCGAAGTCCTACGGCGTGCGCCCGCTGCTCACCGACGTCTCCCTCGGCGTCGGGGCCGGCGACCGGATCGGCATCGTCGGCCGCAACGGCGACGGCAAGACCACGCTGCTCGAGGTGATGACCGGCATCGAGGAGCCCGACACCGGCCGGGTCTCGCGCCAGCGCGGCCTGCTGGTCGGCTACCTCCACCAGGGCGACGAGCTCGACGACACCCACACCGTCCGCGAGGCGGTGCTGGGCGGCCTCGACGACCACGAGTGGGCCGCCGACGGCCGGACCCGCGAGATCGTCGAGGTGCTGCTCGCCGGGGTGTCGCTGGACCGCGCGGTGGTCGGGCTCTCTGGCGGCGAGCGCCGCCGGTGCTCGCTGGCCGCGCTCCTGCTCGGCGACCACGACCTCGTCGTGCTCGACGAGCCCACCAACCACCTCGACGTCGAGGCGGTCGCCTGGCTCGCCCAGCACCTCGCCGGCCGCCCGTCCGCGCTCGTGGTCGTCACCCACGACCGGTGGTTCCTCGACGCGGTCTGCCAGTGGACCTGGGAGGTCCACGACGGCCAGGTCGACGCCTACGAGGGCGGGTACGCCGCCTTCGTGCTGGCCAAGGCCGAGCGCCAGCGGCAGATGGCGGCCTCGGAGATCCGCCGGCAGAACCTGGTCCGCAAGGAGCTGGCCTGGCTGCGGCGGGGCCCGCCGGCCCGGACCTCCAAGCCCAAGTTCCGCATCGACGCCGCCAACCAGCTGATCGAGGACGTGCCGCCCCCGCGGGACCGGCTCGAGCTGCAGCGCTTCGCCACCCAGCGGCTGGGCAAGGACGTCATCGACGTCGAGGACGTCGACCTCGTCCGCGGCGAGAGGACGCTGCTCTCGCACGCCACCTGGCGGATCGGGCCGGGCGACCGGATCGGCCTGGTCGGGGTCAACGGCGCCGGCAAGACCTCGGTGCTCGCGCTGCTCTCCGGCGAGCTCGCGCCGAGCGTCGGCCGGGTCAAGCAGGGCCGCACCGTCGCGCTGCAGCACCTGACCCAGCAGCTCGACGACCTCGACCCGAGCGGGCGCGTGCTGCCCACGGTGGAGTCCATCCGGCGGGTCACCAAGACCCTGGAGGGCCAGGAGCTGACGGCGACCTCGCTGCTGGAGCGGTTCGGCTTCACCGGCGACCGGCTGACCGCCCGCATCGGCGACCTCTCCGGCGGCGAGCGGCGCCGCTTCCAGCTGCTGCGCCTGCTGCTCACCGAGCCCAACGTCCTGCTGCTCGACGAGCCGACCAACGACCTGGACATCGAGACCCTCAACGTCCTCGAGGACTTCCTCGACGGCTGGCCCGGCACGCTCGTCGTGGTCAGCCACGACCGGTACTTCCTCGAGCGGGTCACCGACTCCGTCTTTGCGCTCCTCGGCGACGGCCAGGTCTCGATGCTGCCGCGCGGGGTCGACGAGTACCTCGAGCGCCGCGCCGCGTCCCTCCACCTGCAGGGCGTCGAGGTGCCGACCGGGCCGGACCCGGTGGCGTCCGGGGCTTCCGGGGCGGCCGGGGCTTCCGGCGCGTCCGGCGGGGTGGTCGCCGCGGAGCCGGCGAAGGCCAAGGTCGGCGGCGCCGAGGAGCGCGCCGCCCGCAAGACGATCAACCGGATCGACAAGCGGCTGGCGCGGATCGCCGAGCTCGAGGCCGGGCTCAACGCCCGGGTGCTCGAGCACGCCCAGGACTACACCGAGCTCGCGCGGCTCAGCGCGGAGCTGCAGGAGCTGGCCGACGAGAAGGAGCAGCTCGAGCTGGAGTGGCTCGAGGCGGCCGAGGCGCTGGAGTAG
- a CDS encoding MarR family winged helix-turn-helix transcriptional regulator, translating into MRDEVDELVEAWARERPDLDFDGVAVFSRISRLARHLDLARRQAFTEHGIESWEFDVLAALRRAGAPYELSPGRLLRETLVTSGTMTNRVDRLAARGFVERYPDPDDRRGVIVRLTAEGKNAVDGGFTALLRAEHGLLADLPPADRQQLADLLRRLLAPFA; encoded by the coding sequence ATGCGGGACGAGGTCGACGAGCTGGTCGAGGCGTGGGCGCGCGAGCGCCCCGACCTCGACTTCGACGGCGTCGCGGTCTTCAGCCGGATCTCCCGGCTCGCCCGCCACCTCGACCTCGCGCGCCGGCAGGCGTTCACCGAGCACGGCATCGAGTCCTGGGAGTTCGACGTCCTCGCGGCGCTGCGCCGGGCCGGCGCGCCGTACGAGCTCTCCCCCGGCCGGCTCCTGCGCGAGACGCTCGTGACCAGCGGGACCATGACGAACCGGGTCGACCGGCTGGCCGCCCGCGGGTTCGTGGAGCGCTACCCCGACCCCGACGACCGGCGCGGCGTCATCGTGCGCCTCACCGCCGAGGGCAAGAACGCCGTCGACGGCGGGTTCACCGCCCTGCTGCGCGCCGAGCACGGCCTGCTCGCCGACCTGCCCCCGGCCGACCGCCAGCAGCTCGCGGACCTGCTGCGCCGGCTGCTCGCGCCCTTCGCCTGA
- a CDS encoding trans-aconitate 2-methyltransferase — protein MAHTWDPDRYLTFADERGRPFVDLLARVGAAGPRTVADLGCGPGNLTGLLRERWPDAEVTGVDSSPEMVRRAREREDGVRYDVADLRDWSPASPVDVLVSNATLQWLPEHLDLLPRLLDHVAADGWLAFQVPGNFEEPSHTIRRDLAARAPYAEHLRDVAVPASHDPATYLDVLSGLGCEVDAWETTYLHVLTGPDPVFTWVSGTGARPTLQALPEDLRPAFEEEFRARLRTAYPERAAGVVLPFRRVFVVARKPRA, from the coding sequence ATGGCACACACCTGGGACCCCGACCGGTACCTCACCTTCGCCGACGAGCGGGGGCGGCCGTTCGTCGACCTCCTCGCCCGCGTCGGCGCCGCCGGCCCGCGGACCGTCGCCGACCTCGGCTGCGGTCCGGGCAACCTCACCGGCCTGCTGCGCGAGCGGTGGCCGGACGCCGAGGTGACCGGCGTCGACTCCAGCCCGGAGATGGTGCGCCGGGCGCGGGAGCGCGAGGACGGCGTGCGGTACGACGTCGCCGACCTGCGCGACTGGTCGCCGGCCAGCCCGGTCGACGTGCTGGTCTCGAACGCCACGCTGCAGTGGCTCCCCGAGCACCTCGACCTGCTGCCGCGGCTGCTCGACCACGTCGCGGCGGACGGCTGGCTCGCGTTCCAGGTGCCGGGCAACTTCGAGGAGCCCAGCCACACGATCCGCCGCGACCTCGCCGCCCGGGCGCCGTACGCCGAGCACCTGCGCGACGTCGCCGTGCCCGCCAGCCACGACCCCGCGACGTACCTCGACGTGCTCAGCGGGCTCGGCTGCGAGGTCGACGCCTGGGAGACGACGTACCTGCACGTGCTCACCGGGCCCGACCCCGTGTTCACCTGGGTGTCCGGCACGGGCGCCCGACCGACGCTGCAGGCGCTGCCCGAGGACCTGAGGCCGGCCTTCGAGGAGGAGTTCCGGGCCCGGTTGCGGACGGCGTACCCCGAGCGGGCCGCGGGCGTGGTGCTGCCGTTCCGGCGCGTCTTCGTCGTCGCCCGGAAGCCCCGCGCCTGA
- a CDS encoding metal-sensitive transcriptional regulator, whose protein sequence is MSAVVNRVKRAQGQLGGVLRMIEDGRDLEAVVHQLKAVSRALDRAGFALIAAELRQSVVDGAVVGEPELAKLEKFFLSLA, encoded by the coding sequence ATGTCGGCCGTGGTCAACCGGGTGAAGCGGGCCCAGGGCCAGCTCGGCGGCGTGCTGCGGATGATCGAGGATGGCCGGGACCTCGAGGCTGTGGTCCACCAGCTCAAGGCCGTCTCCCGCGCCCTCGACCGGGCCGGGTTCGCGCTCATCGCCGCAGAGCTGCGCCAGAGCGTCGTCGACGGTGCCGTCGTCGGCGAGCCCGAGCTGGCCAAGCTGGAGAAGTTCTTCCTCTCCCTCGCCTGA
- a CDS encoding hotdog fold domain-containing protein, with protein MSRVLSMWQTTTSLPVVGPRVGARAFSLLFSQQAPYFATIRPRFTEIGPHRAELVIPKRRRVHNHLGTVHAIALCNGLEAAMGAMAEATVPADKRWIPKGMEVSYTAKATSDITCTAETDPEQWTGLPDEGADLPVRVRGVRDDGTVVVEGVIRLWVTPKKR; from the coding sequence ATGAGCCGGGTCCTGAGCATGTGGCAGACGACGACGAGCCTGCCGGTGGTGGGGCCGCGGGTGGGCGCGCGGGCGTTCTCGCTGCTGTTCTCCCAGCAGGCGCCGTACTTCGCGACGATCCGGCCGCGGTTCACCGAGATCGGGCCGCACCGCGCCGAGCTGGTGATCCCCAAGCGGCGCAGGGTGCACAACCACCTCGGCACCGTCCACGCGATCGCGCTGTGCAACGGGCTCGAGGCGGCGATGGGCGCGATGGCCGAGGCGACCGTGCCTGCCGACAAGCGGTGGATCCCTAAGGGGATGGAGGTCAGCTACACCGCCAAGGCCACCAGCGACATCACCTGCACCGCGGAGACCGACCCCGAGCAGTGGACCGGCCTGCCCGACGAGGGCGCCGACCTCCCCGTCCGCGTCCGCGGCGTGCGCGACGACGGCACCGTCGTGGTCGAGGGCGTCATCCGGCTCTGGGTGACCCCGAAGAAGCGCTGA
- the miaB gene encoding tRNA (N6-isopentenyl adenosine(37)-C2)-methylthiotransferase MiaB, with product MSSARTYEVRTYGCQMNVHDSERLTGLLEGAGYAAAPAGEQADVVVFNTCAVRENADNKLYGNLGHLAPVKAARPGMQIAVGGCLAQKDRTTITERAPWVDVVFGTHNIGSLPVLLERARVQEEAQVEILESLDVFPSTLPTKRESAYAAWVSVSVGCNNTCTFCIVPALRGKEKDRRPGDILAEVRALVAEGVTEVTLLGQNVNAYGVEFGDRQAFSKLLRACGDIEGLERVRFTSPHPAEFTDDVIEAMAETPNVMPSLHMPLQSGSDRVLRAMRRSYRSTKFLGIIDRVRAAIPHAAITTDIIVGFPGETEEDFLETMRVVRESRFASAFTFQYSKRPGTPAAVLEDQVPPEVVKDRYGRLVDLVNEIAWEENKAIVGRTVELMVAEGEGRKDAATLRLSGRAPDNRLVHFAAPGPEHGAPVRPGDMVTAEVTYAAPHHLVADRVLAVRRTRSGDAWEARTAAPAAPTGVSLGMPAVGVPAPLPAAPACG from the coding sequence ATGAGCAGCGCACGCACGTACGAGGTCCGCACCTACGGGTGCCAGATGAACGTCCACGACTCCGAGCGGCTCACCGGGCTGCTCGAGGGGGCCGGGTACGCCGCCGCGCCCGCGGGCGAGCAGGCCGACGTCGTCGTCTTCAACACCTGCGCGGTCCGTGAGAACGCCGACAACAAGCTCTACGGCAACCTCGGCCACCTGGCGCCGGTCAAGGCCGCCCGGCCGGGCATGCAGATCGCCGTGGGCGGCTGCCTGGCCCAGAAGGACCGCACGACCATCACCGAGCGCGCCCCCTGGGTCGACGTCGTCTTCGGCACCCACAACATCGGCTCGCTGCCAGTGCTGCTGGAGCGGGCGCGGGTCCAGGAGGAGGCGCAGGTCGAGATCCTCGAGAGCCTCGACGTCTTCCCGAGCACGCTGCCGACCAAGCGCGAGTCGGCGTACGCCGCGTGGGTCTCGGTCTCGGTGGGGTGCAACAACACCTGCACGTTCTGCATCGTCCCGGCGCTGCGCGGCAAGGAGAAGGACCGTCGCCCCGGCGACATCCTCGCCGAGGTCCGCGCGCTGGTCGCCGAGGGCGTCACCGAGGTGACGCTGCTGGGCCAGAACGTCAACGCCTACGGCGTGGAGTTCGGCGACCGGCAGGCGTTCTCCAAGCTGCTGCGCGCCTGCGGCGACATCGAGGGCCTCGAGCGGGTGCGCTTCACCAGCCCGCACCCGGCGGAGTTCACCGACGACGTCATCGAGGCGATGGCCGAGACGCCGAACGTCATGCCGAGCCTGCACATGCCCCTGCAGTCCGGCTCGGACCGGGTGCTGCGCGCCATGCGCCGCTCCTACCGGTCCACGAAGTTCCTCGGCATCATCGACCGGGTCCGCGCCGCGATCCCGCACGCCGCGATCACCACCGACATCATCGTGGGCTTCCCCGGCGAGACCGAGGAGGACTTCCTCGAGACGATGCGGGTGGTGCGCGAGTCGCGGTTCGCCAGCGCGTTCACGTTCCAGTACTCCAAGCGCCCCGGCACCCCGGCCGCCGTCCTCGAGGACCAGGTCCCGCCCGAGGTGGTCAAGGACCGCTACGGCCGCCTGGTCGACCTGGTCAACGAGATCGCCTGGGAGGAGAACAAGGCGATCGTCGGCCGCACCGTCGAGCTGATGGTCGCCGAGGGCGAGGGACGCAAGGACGCCGCCACGCTGCGGCTCTCCGGACGTGCGCCGGACAACCGGCTGGTCCACTTCGCCGCCCCGGGTCCCGAGCACGGCGCGCCCGTCCGTCCCGGCGACATGGTGACCGCCGAGGTCACCTACGCCGCGCCGCACCACCTGGTCGCCGACCGCGTGCTCGCGGTCCGGCGTACCCGCTCCGGTGACGCCTGGGAGGCCCGGACCGCGGCACCGGCGGCGCCCACCGGGGTCTCGCTGGGCATGCCGGCGGTCGGCGTGCCCGCGCCGCTGCCCGCAGCGCCGGCCTGCGGCTGA
- a CDS encoding NUDIX domain-containing protein, with protein sequence MTALSDAGAGATHGRFVVVPAAYVFLLRTDDAGRTEVLLQLRRGTGYMDDHWAAAAAGHVERGETAYDAARREAEEELGIHGLDLELVTAMQRTGGGEPIDERIDFFLTARRWTGEPRIVEPDKAADLRWWPLDALPDPVVPHEAAVLASIRSGTSTAYSTFGFDEPSHPSNPSQED encoded by the coding sequence GTGACCGCCCTGAGTGACGCCGGCGCGGGGGCGACGCACGGACGCTTCGTCGTCGTCCCCGCGGCGTACGTCTTCCTGCTGCGCACCGACGACGCCGGGCGGACCGAGGTGCTGCTGCAGCTGCGCCGCGGCACCGGCTACATGGACGACCACTGGGCCGCCGCGGCCGCCGGTCACGTCGAGCGCGGCGAGACGGCGTACGACGCGGCGCGGCGCGAGGCCGAGGAGGAGCTCGGCATCCACGGGCTCGACCTGGAGCTCGTCACCGCCATGCAGCGCACCGGCGGCGGCGAGCCGATCGACGAGCGGATCGACTTCTTCCTGACCGCCCGCCGGTGGACCGGGGAGCCGCGGATCGTCGAGCCGGACAAGGCCGCCGACCTCCGCTGGTGGCCGCTCGACGCCCTGCCCGACCCGGTCGTGCCCCACGAGGCGGCCGTGTTGGCGAGCATCCGGTCGGGTACCAGCACGGCGTACTCGACCTTCGGCTTCGACGAGCCGAGCCACCCGAGCAACCCGAGCCAGGAGGACTGA
- the miaA gene encoding tRNA (adenosine(37)-N6)-dimethylallyltransferase MiaA — protein sequence MRSTSIPAAVPVVAVVGATASGKTALSLDLAERLGGEVVNTDAMQLYRGMDVGTAKLPPAERRGIPHHLLDRLSVREPASVAEFQGWARATIAELRAVGRTPVLVGGSALYTRAVVDRFDFPGTDEAVRARLEAELAEVGPAALHARLAEVDPEAAARILVENGRRTVRALEVVEITGRPFSASLPRLEYVDPHTVQVGVDIDRPTLDARIEQRVDAMFAAGLVDEVARLLEEGLAEGRTAGRAIGYVEVVAHLAGGLSLDEARERTVVATRRFARRQDAWFRKDPRVVWVRHDDPDRVEQALAAVERVVA from the coding sequence ATGCGGTCGACCTCAATCCCGGCCGCCGTCCCGGTCGTGGCGGTCGTCGGCGCCACCGCGAGCGGCAAGACCGCGCTGTCGCTGGACCTCGCCGAGCGGCTAGGCGGCGAGGTCGTCAACACCGACGCCATGCAGCTCTACCGCGGCATGGACGTCGGCACCGCGAAGCTCCCGCCGGCCGAGCGCCGGGGCATCCCGCACCACCTCCTGGACCGGCTGTCGGTGCGGGAGCCGGCGTCGGTCGCGGAGTTCCAGGGCTGGGCGCGGGCGACGATCGCCGAGCTCCGCGCCGTCGGCCGCACGCCGGTGCTGGTGGGCGGGTCGGCGCTGTACACCCGCGCGGTGGTCGACCGCTTCGACTTCCCCGGCACCGACGAGGCGGTCCGCGCGCGGCTCGAGGCGGAGCTCGCCGAGGTCGGCCCGGCCGCGCTGCACGCGCGGCTCGCCGAGGTCGACCCCGAGGCGGCCGCACGGATCCTGGTCGAGAACGGCCGACGCACCGTCCGGGCGCTCGAGGTCGTCGAGATCACCGGCCGGCCGTTCAGCGCCTCCCTGCCGCGGCTCGAGTACGTCGACCCTCACACTGTCCAGGTCGGCGTCGACATCGACCGACCGACCCTCGACGCCCGGATCGAGCAGCGCGTCGACGCGATGTTCGCGGCCGGCCTCGTCGACGAGGTCGCCCGGCTGCTCGAGGAGGGGCTGGCCGAGGGCCGCACCGCCGGCCGCGCGATCGGGTACGTCGAGGTGGTGGCCCACCTCGCCGGTGGGCTGTCGCTCGACGAGGCCCGCGAGCGGACCGTCGTCGCCACCCGGCGCTTCGCCCGCCGGCAGGACGCGTGGTTCCGCAAGGACCCCCGCGTCGTCTGGGTCCGCCACGACGACCCCGACCGGGTGGAGCAGGCATTGGCGGCGGTGGAGAGGGTGGTCGCATGA
- a CDS encoding serine hydrolase, with protein sequence MRRSRPTPTVDELLARRTDDGTGVVVAVRTPEGTAYHARGELPDGAASILEIGSVTKTMTALLLAELARDGLVGLDDPVADHLPVAPPVVGRPITLLDLATHHSGLPRLPHGSLWPAITSERHDPYARYDEATLSAAVLATRPKVEPGRRFGYSNLGGGLLGWALARAAGTDYATLLADRVTGPLGLADTGVELPAEQAHRLAPGHGWRGRPAGRWDLALLAGAGGVVSTAADLQRYVAAFDTAYDGPLAAAAADACTPRHPAGRVGPAKVALGWLVGPAGMLFHDGGTGGYRSFAGSRPDLGVSVVVLSARARGLTGFGILLLRAAVAAAGGAAARPEL encoded by the coding sequence ATGAGACGCAGCCGCCCGACCCCGACCGTCGACGAGCTCCTCGCCCGCCGCACCGACGACGGCACCGGCGTCGTCGTCGCCGTCCGCACGCCCGAGGGCACGGCGTACCACGCCCGCGGCGAGCTGCCCGACGGCGCCGCCTCGATCCTCGAGATCGGCTCGGTCACCAAGACCATGACCGCCCTGCTGCTCGCCGAGCTGGCCCGCGACGGGCTCGTCGGCCTCGACGACCCGGTCGCCGACCACCTGCCCGTGGCCCCGCCGGTCGTGGGCCGGCCGATCACGCTGCTCGACCTCGCCACCCACCACTCGGGGCTGCCGCGGCTGCCGCACGGGTCGCTGTGGCCGGCGATCACGAGCGAGCGGCACGACCCCTACGCGCGCTACGACGAGGCGACGCTGTCCGCCGCGGTGCTCGCCACCCGGCCGAAGGTCGAGCCCGGCCGCCGGTTCGGCTACTCCAACCTCGGCGGCGGGCTCCTCGGCTGGGCGCTCGCCCGGGCGGCCGGCACCGACTACGCCACGCTCCTGGCCGACCGGGTGACCGGGCCGCTCGGCCTGGCGGACACCGGCGTCGAGCTGCCCGCGGAGCAGGCCCACCGGCTCGCGCCCGGCCACGGGTGGCGCGGGCGGCCCGCCGGCCGCTGGGACCTCGCGCTGCTCGCCGGAGCCGGAGGCGTCGTGTCGACCGCCGCGGACCTGCAGCGCTACGTCGCCGCCTTCGACACGGCGTACGACGGCCCGCTGGCCGCGGCCGCCGCCGACGCGTGCACCCCGCGGCACCCGGCGGGCCGGGTCGGCCCCGCGAAGGTCGCCCTCGGCTGGCTGGTCGGCCCCGCCGGGATGCTGTTCCACGACGGCGGCACCGGCGGGTACCGCTCGTTCGCCGGCTCCAGGCCCGACCTCGGGGTGTCGGTCGTCGTGCTGTCGGCGCGTGCCCGCGGGCTCACCGGGTTCGGGATCCTGCTGCTGCGGGCCGCGGTGGCGGCAGCGGGCGGGGCGGCGGCCCGGCCGGAGCTGTGA